One genomic region from Prunus persica cultivar Lovell chromosome G3, Prunus_persica_NCBIv2, whole genome shotgun sequence encodes:
- the LOC18783857 gene encoding zinc finger CCCH domain-containing protein 41 has protein sequence MELKVSSPKPGGLSPSDCISDPEEKEVSDDDDDDRNHKHRRRETRSQSLERDTLDQVIARPYRKRNKPFANGNSFRDNDSQASTTWRNYNSASQDFSVKFDKRRPGLASLPRAPFDLNQRIRANQGFPGDPGLGRGRGRDSGSWGQRDSRFNSDIASQMVQQGSIPPNLFAGRGLPSVSSAQNASWNAFGLIPGIPNGAMDTLHSIGLQGTLRPPIHSSMNMGIPRQRCRDFEERGFCLRGDMCPMEHGVNRIVVEDVQSLSQFNLPVSSAHLLGKPTGPGSLPSVSASSAALMNSKGLHGKTSKSAVNDDGLGLNGPYSGPGYLGGADLYDPDQPLWNNNGPETSNALLGLQSPRNDETESLSNDDPSDRHRARLDSADNECPIRSVGTAANSQSTSVSVWGRIGSSKSKLDVKEKIDPTNNSSDCIESETKEGKEALVSIQNPPRQGKRIMAEDGPKAVDSSPKTHFDPTRNIRKPSQKALRTLFVNGIPQKSNKREALLSHFQKFGEVIDIYIPLNSERAFVQFSRREEAEAALKAPDAVMGNRFIRLWWANRDSIPDDGTGTASNFPGLIPPHPTVTSISKDNLQSAAPKSSIVHTSDAFLPSADNSKPVISNGPKAPPLQKKLENLEQLKEELRKKQEMLDQKRNDFRRKLDKLEKQATGPKGEADIEQAAKRPKVGITADVGKVANPKSSNPTPMEELHAEMTDKNKCVENVVSCSPKTSTTMVLQQSTSLKQLSIRPLGSIGTPSPVNRYKLDNRPTAFRILPPLPAGFANVAIMKEHFSPYGDLSNAELEDLESRDCGSELEASKDCSACITFTTRRSAERAFLNGKCWEGHDLKFMWLTSSISSNDRSGRENSPSTTTPKGPLIADVEPADEVADSGSQEASAASGNGEPEHSERQGGVEHVEPGEYSQSSPKSTSGEKESSKGEAM, from the exons ATGGAGTTAAAAGTTTCATCTCCAAAACCAGGGGGCCTTTCTCCTTCTGATTGTATTAGTGATCCTGAGGAAAAGGAAGtcagtgatgatgatgatgatgatcgaAACCACAAACATCGTAGACGAGAGACTCGTTCTCAGTCTTTGGAGAGAGATACTCTTGACCAAGTTATAGCAAGGCCATACAGAAAGCGAAATAAACCTTTTGCAAATGGGAACTCTTTCAGGGATAATGACTCTCAAGCAAGTACAACGTGGAGAAATTACAATTCCGCTTCTCAAGACTTTTCTGTAAAATTTGATAAAAGACGCCCGGGATTAGCATCACTGCCTCGAGCACCTTTCGATTTAAATCAAAGAATCCGTGCAAACCAAGGATTTCCTGGAGACCCTGGTCTTGGTaggggaagaggaagagactCTGGATCATGGGGCCAACGCGATTCTAGGTTCAACTCAGATATTGCTTCTCAAATGGTTCAGCAGGGATCCATTCCTCCAAATCTTTTTGCTGGACGTGGATTACCAAGTGTTTCCAGTGCACAGAATGCATCCTGGAATGCATTTGGATTGATTCCAGGAATACCTAATGGCGCCATGGATACACTACATTCCATTGGCTTGCAAGGAACACTCAGACCACCAATCCATTCTTCGATGAATATGGGGATTCCTCGTCAAAGATGTAGAGACTTTGAGGAGCGTGGATTTTGTCTAAGAGGGGATATGTGCCCGATGGAGCATGGTGTGAATCGGATTGTTGTTGAAGATGTCCAG AGTCTTTCTCAGTTCAATCTCCCTGTATCAAGTGCACACCTACTGGGAAAACCCACTGGCCCTGGATCTCTACCTTCAGTCAGTGCATCTTCAGCTGCATTGATGAATAGCAAAGGCTTACATGGAAAAACAAGCAAGTCTGCTGTCAATGATGATGGTTTGGGCTTGAACGGTCCATATTCTGGTCCTGGTTATCTGGGTGGAGCTGATTTGTATGACCCTGATCAACCCCTGTGGAATAATAATGGTCCCGAAACCTCAAATGCACTTCTAGGCCTGCAATCACCTAGGAATGATGAAACTGAATCCTTGTCAAATGATGATCCATCTGATCGTCATCGTGCCAGGTTAGATAGTGCTGATAATGAATGCCCAATTAGAAGCGTTGGGACAGCTGCCAATTCACAGAGTACAAGCGTGTCCGTGTGGGGTAGAATTGGCAGTTCAAAAAGTAAATTAGATGTGAAGGAGAAAATTGATCCTACAAATAATTCTTCAGATTGTATTGAGAGTGAAACTAAGGAAGGTAAGGAGGCATTAGTCAGCATTCAAAATCCACCACGTCAAGGGAAGCGTATCATGGCAGAAGATGGCCCAAAAGCCGTGGATTCATCACCCAAGACACATTTTGATCCTACACGTAACATTCGGAAACCATCTCAAAAAGCATTGCGTACTCTATTTGTCAATGGCATTCCCCAGAAGAGCAACAAAAGGGAGGctcttctttctcatttcCAAAAGTTTGGAGAGGTCATTGACATTTATATTCCATTGAATAGTGAACGAGCTTTTGTCCAGTTTTCAAGGAGGGAAGAGGCTGAAGCTGCTTTAAAGGCACCTGATGCTGTAATGGGTAACCGCTTCATCAGGTTGTGGTGGGCTAATCGTGATAGCATTCCTGATGATGGCACAGGCACTGCCAGTAATTTTCCTGGTTTAATTCCACCCCATCCAACGGTTACTAGTATAAGCAAAGATAATCTTCAATCTGCTGCTCCAAAGAGTAGTATTGTCCATACATCTGATGCTTTTCTACCTTCCGCTGATAACTCCAAGCCTGTCATCTCAAATGGTCCCAAGGCCCCACCTTTGCAGAAAAAGCTAGAGAATTTAGAGCAGTTAAAGGAGGAACTTCGCAAGAAACAGGAAATGCTGGACCAGAAACGAAATGACTTTCGTCGCAAATTGGACAAACTTGAGAAACAA GCTACTGGACCCAAGGGTGAGGCAGACATAGAGCAAGCTGCTAAGAGACCCAAAGTGGGAATAACAGCTGATGTTGGTAAAGTTGCTAATCCAAAGTCCTCAAATCCGACTCCTATGGAAGAACTGCATGCTGAGATGACTGATAAAAACAAATGTGTAGAGAACGTTGTCTCCTGTAGTCCAAAAACCAGTACAACTATGGTGCTGCAGCAATCCACTAGCTTGAAGCAGCTGAGTATTCGTCCATTGGGATCAATAGGGACTCCTTCTCCAGTGAATAGATACAAATTGGACAATCGTCCCACTGCATTTAGAATTCTTCCTCCTTTACCCGCTGGATTCGCAAAT GTTGCTATTATGAAGGAACACTTTTCACCCTATGGCGATCTTTCTAATGCGGAGTTGGAAGATCTGGAATCCCGTGATTGTGGTAGTGAGTTGGAGGCATCAAAAGATTGCTCAGCTTGTATAACTTTCACGACACGCCGTTCAGCGGAGAGGGCATTTCTCAATGGTAAATGCTGGGAAGGACACGATCTAAAATTTATGTGGCTGACATCTAGCATTTCCAGCAATGACCGCAGTGGCAGAGAAAATTCTCCATCCACCACCACCCCAAAGGGGCCATTAATAGCTGATGTTGAGCCTGCAGATGAAGTAGCAGACAGTGGTTCCCAGGAAGCTTCTGCTGCATCAGGAAATGGAGAACCTGAACATTCCGAAAGACAAGGTGGTGTTGAGCACGTGGAACCGGGTGAGTATTCCCAGTCTAGTCCGAAGTCAACATCTGGTGAGAAAGAGTCATCTAAAGGCGAAGCAATGTAA
- the LOC18783705 gene encoding pentatricopeptide repeat-containing protein At5g40400: MHRASTCSINRIFVVSANSPYYTKPLLNINFILKISALSSSSSSSALQTIPDSHSISVSNPLYHFLPQTQNPNNIVNLICSSLKQGNAHLSLLQNDIKELFPHLGAQEISRVLLRFHSDYSSALVFFNWVKNGLGLRPTTQNYCIVIHILACSKKFPQAMKLLWELIELVRDVSPKDDIFQNLVVCTEDCNWDPVIFDMLIKAYVKAGMIGDGFSTMKKAIRVGFIPSVIACNCLLNGLVKLNCIDQCWEVYEEMGRIGIHPNVYTFNILINVLCKDGDVDKVNAFLEKMEEEGFDPDIVTYNTLISSYCRKGRLEDAFYLYKIMYRRGVMPDMVSYTALMNGLCKQGKVREAHQIFHRMIDRGLDPDTVSYNTLISGYCHEGKMQESRSLLHEMIRNGICPDDFTCRIVIEGYGKEGKLLSALNLVVELQRFQVSISHDVYDYLVVALCQELRPFAAKSLLERSSKDGHLPGLDIYNKLIESLCENLYVAEALLLKAEMIRKNIKPDLFTYRTLICCLCHINRTVEGESLMKEMAESGLAPNLEICRSLIKGYCKERDVDKAETLLGLFAKEFQVFDSESYNTLVEVFCEDGDMAKLLELQDRMMKVGFAPNSLTFKYVIHGLWRTARPDKNKLRVE; the protein is encoded by the coding sequence ATGCATCGTGCTTCAACATGTTCCATAAATCGGATCTTTGTTGTGTCAGCCAACTCTCCATATTATACAAAACCACTCTTGAACATCAATTTCATACTAAAAATATcagctctctcttcttcttcttcttcttcagctctACAGACCATCCCAGACTCTCACTCCATATCAGTTTCAAACCCACTTTATCATTTTCTTccccaaacccaaaaccccaacAACATAGTCAATCTCATCTGTTCAAGCCTTAAGCAAGGAAACGCCCATCTTTCCCTTCttcaaaatgacattaaaGAGCTTTTTCCTCATCTAGGTGCTCAAGAAATTTCCAGGGTTCTGCTCAGATTTCATTCTGATTACTCCTCAGctcttgtttttttcaatTGGGTCAAGAATGGTTTGGGTCTCAGACCCACTACCCAGAATTATTGTATTGTTATTCATATTCTGGCATGCTCCAAAAAGTTTCCGCAAGCTATGAAATTGTTATGGGAGTTGATAGAGTTGGTCAGAGATGTTTCACCAAAAGAtgacattttccaaaatttggtTGTGTGTACTGAAGATTGTAACTGGGATCCAGTAATCTTTGACATGCTCATTAAGGCTTATGTGAAAGCAGGTATGATTGGAGATGGTTTTAGCACTATGAAAAAGGCAATAAGGGTTGGTTTTATTCCCAGCGTGATTGCTTGTAATTGTCTTTTGAATGGGTTAGTGAAGTTGAATTGTATTGACCAGTGTTGGGAAGTATATGAGGAGATGGGAAGGATTGGGATACACCCAAATGTGTatacttttaatattttgattaatGTTTTGTGCAAGGATGGAGATGTTGATAAAGTGAATGCATTTTTGGagaaaatggaagaagaaggaTTTGATCCCGATATTGTGACATATAATACTCTAATTAGTAGCTATTGTAGGAAAGGAAGGTTGGAAGAtgcattttatttgtataaGATCATGTATAGGAGAGGTGTGATGCCGGACATGGTTTCATATACTGCCTTGATGAATGGTCTTTGTAAACAAGGGAAGGTAAGGGAGGCTCATCAGATTTTTCATCGGATGATTGATAGAGGGTTGGATCCAGACACTGTATCGTATAACACTCTTATTAGTGGTTATTGCCATGAGGGGAAGATGCAAGAGTCTCGATCATTGTTGCATGAGATGATCAGAAATGGTATTTGTCCAGATGATTTCACTTGTAGGATAGTCATAGAAGGATATGGCAAAGAAGGTAAGCTGCTCTCTGCTCTGAATTTGGTTGTGGAGCTTCAAAGATTTCAAGTGTCTATTTCTCATGATGTTTATGATTATCTAGTAGTTGCCTTGTGTCAAGAACTTCGACCATTTGCAGCTAAAAGTCTATTAGAAAGAAGTTCTAAGGATGGTCATCTGCCTGGTTTGGATATCTATAACAAATTGATTGAGTCTCTCTGTGAAAACCTTTATGTGGCAGAGGCACTGCTTTTGAAAGCCGAGATGATACGTAAGAACATTAAACCCGATCTTTTTACATACAGAACTCTAATATGCTGTCTATGTCACATAAATAGAACAGTGGAAGGTGAATCTCTAATGAAAGAGATGGCTGAATCTGGTTTGGCTCCTAATCTAGAGATATGCAGGTCATTGATAAAGGGGTACTGCAAAGAAAGGGATGTTGATAAAGCAGAAACATTGTTAGGCTTGTTTGCCAAggaatttcaagtttttgatTCTGAAAGTTACAATACACTTGTTGAAGTCTTCTGTGAGGATGGTGATATGGCCAAGTTGTTGGAGTTGCAGGATAGGATGATGAAAGTGGGTTTTGCGCCGAATAGCCTTACATTTAAATATGTGATCCATGGATTATGGAGAACTGCAAGACCAGATAAAAACAAGCTTCGCGTGGAATAA